The proteins below are encoded in one region of Paenibacillus sp. YYML68:
- a CDS encoding dihydrolipoamide acetyltransferase family protein, translated as MATFEYRFPELGEGIHEGEIVKWHVKPGDTVNDETILMDVQNDKSTVEVPSPVEGTIVELKVGEGTVCTVGDVIAVIDVVGEVPQQAGHGHAPEAAAPAPAAVEPVGSAVAANVAAAKIDTPLAGSAPAAAAPAAAGSAKAAVLATPSVRKLAREKGVNLAAVPATGKNGRVTKEDVLAFAAGGGAAAVAAAPAEAAGAAAAGEAPAVAAAAPSSAAGAISGDRVEERVPLKGIRKAISNAMVKSAYTAPHVTLMDEVDVTRLVALRTKAKPVAEKKGVKLTYLPFIVKALVAAARQFPAMNAMIDEEKQEIVYKKYYHIGIATDTDNGLIVPVIQDADRKNIWTIAEAITDLAVRGRDGKLSGSELRGSTLTITNIGSAGGMFFTPIINFPEVAILGTGRITEKPVVKNGEIVVAPVMALSLSFDHRIIDGAMAQNFLNYIKQLLSDPELLVMEV; from the coding sequence ATGGCAACATTTGAATACCGGTTTCCGGAGCTCGGGGAAGGCATCCATGAAGGCGAGATCGTCAAGTGGCATGTGAAGCCGGGAGATACCGTGAACGATGAAACGATATTAATGGATGTACAGAACGATAAATCGACTGTTGAAGTTCCTTCTCCAGTTGAAGGCACGATCGTCGAGCTGAAGGTCGGCGAAGGTACCGTGTGCACCGTAGGCGACGTCATCGCTGTGATCGACGTTGTCGGCGAGGTGCCTCAGCAGGCAGGCCATGGGCATGCGCCTGAGGCGGCAGCTCCTGCACCGGCGGCTGTCGAGCCGGTGGGCAGTGCGGTCGCAGCGAACGTAGCGGCTGCGAAGATCGATACGCCGCTGGCAGGCAGCGCCCCAGCGGCAGCAGCTCCTGCGGCGGCCGGCAGCGCGAAGGCCGCCGTGCTCGCGACGCCGAGCGTGCGTAAGCTCGCGCGCGAGAAGGGCGTGAACCTCGCCGCGGTACCGGCGACGGGCAAGAATGGGCGCGTCACGAAGGAAGACGTGCTCGCATTCGCTGCTGGCGGCGGTGCGGCTGCTGTGGCAGCGGCGCCAGCTGAAGCAGCAGGTGCGGCGGCGGCTGGCGAAGCGCCGGCGGTAGCTGCGGCTGCGCCATCGAGCGCAGCCGGTGCAATCAGCGGCGACCGCGTCGAGGAGCGCGTGCCTCTGAAGGGCATTCGCAAGGCGATCTCGAATGCGATGGTGAAGAGCGCGTACACAGCTCCGCACGTGACGCTGATGGACGAGGTCGATGTGACTCGACTCGTCGCGCTGCGCACGAAGGCGAAGCCTGTTGCCGAGAAGAAGGGCGTCAAGCTGACGTACTTGCCTTTCATCGTGAAGGCTCTCGTTGCGGCTGCTCGTCAGTTCCCGGCGATGAACGCGATGATCGACGAAGAGAAGCAAGAGATCGTGTACAAGAAGTACTACCATATCGGTATTGCGACTGACACGGACAACGGCCTGATCGTTCCGGTTATTCAGGACGCAGACCGCAAGAACATCTGGACGATCGCTGAGGCGATCACGGATCTGGCTGTTCGCGGTCGCGACGGCAAGCTGAGCGGCTCCGAGCTGCGCGGCTCGACGCTGACGATCACGAACATCGGCTCCGCGGGCGGCATGTTCTTCACGCCGATCATCAATTTCCCTGAGGTTGCGATTCTCGGAACAGGACGCATCACGGAGAAGCCGGTTGTGAAGAATGGCGAGATCGTTGTGGCTCCGGTCATGGCGCTGTCGCTTAGCTTCGACCACCGCATCATCGACGGCGCGATGGCACAGAACTTCCTGAACTATATCAAACAATTGCTCTCCGATCCGGAGCTGCTCGTCATGGAGGTGTAA
- a CDS encoding alpha-ketoacid dehydrogenase subunit beta, translating to MAQMTMIQAIKDAMRVELQRDPNVVIFGEDVGKVGGVFRATEGLQGEFGEERVFDTPLAESAIGGMAVGMALQGFRPIMEIQFVGFIFEAFDQIAVQAARMRYRSGGRYQAPITIRTPFGGGVKAAELHTDPLEGLLVQTPGIKVVVPSNPYDAKGLLISAIRDNDPVFFMEHLNLYRSFRAEVPEGEYTVPIGKANVVREGSDVTIITYGAMVHTSLKAAEEIEKTRGVKVEVIDLRTLMPLDTDTIVESIKKTNRAIVVQEAQKTSGIAAEVIAQINEKAILHLEAPVLRVAPPDTVYPFAQVEDQWLPNPARIVAGLNKVLDF from the coding sequence ATGGCTCAAATGACAATGATTCAAGCGATAAAGGACGCGATGCGCGTCGAGCTTCAGCGCGACCCGAACGTCGTCATCTTCGGTGAAGACGTCGGTAAGGTAGGCGGCGTGTTCCGTGCGACAGAAGGACTTCAAGGCGAATTCGGCGAGGAGCGCGTATTCGATACGCCGCTTGCTGAGTCTGCAATCGGTGGTATGGCGGTCGGTATGGCCCTTCAAGGCTTCCGTCCGATTATGGAAATTCAGTTCGTCGGCTTCATCTTCGAGGCGTTCGACCAGATCGCGGTACAAGCTGCTCGTATGCGTTACCGCTCCGGCGGCCGCTACCAGGCGCCTATCACGATCCGTACGCCATTCGGCGGCGGCGTAAAGGCTGCTGAGCTGCACACGGATCCGCTCGAGGGCTTGCTCGTGCAGACGCCGGGTATTAAGGTCGTTGTGCCTTCGAACCCTTACGATGCGAAGGGCTTGCTGATCTCCGCGATCCGCGACAACGATCCGGTCTTCTTCATGGAGCACTTGAACCTGTATCGTTCGTTCCGTGCAGAGGTGCCTGAGGGCGAGTACACGGTGCCGATCGGCAAGGCGAACGTTGTCCGCGAGGGCAGCGACGTGACGATCATTACGTACGGCGCAATGGTTCACACCTCGCTCAAGGCAGCTGAGGAGATCGAGAAGACGCGCGGCGTGAAGGTCGAGGTTATCGACCTGCGCACGCTGATGCCGCTGGATACAGATACGATTGTAGAATCGATCAAGAAGACGAACCGCGCCATTGTGGTTCAAGAAGCACAGAAGACGTCCGGCATCGCAGCGGAAGTCATCGCACAGATCAACGAGAAGGCGATTCTTCATCTGGAAGCGCCGGTGCTGCGCGTTGCGCCTCCGGATACGGTATATCCGTTCGCACAGGTGGAGGACCAGTGGCTTCCGAACCCGGCCCGTATTGTGGCTGGCTTGAACAAAGTGCTTGATTTTTAA
- the pdhA gene encoding pyruvate dehydrogenase (acetyl-transferring) E1 component subunit alpha, with protein MSKPYIVDVQDVQPLSVLSTDGQIVNPEEMPKLSDDQLRELMRRMVFTRTWDQRAVNLTRQGRLGFYAPVSGQEATMVGSEFVLNQDDFVCPGYRDMPQIVWHGLPMYQAFLYSRGHQHGGQIPEGVHVLMPQIIIGAQYLHAMGVAMAFKKRGEKRVAITYTGDGGSSEGDFYEALNFAGAFKLPAIFIVQNNGYAITTPYEKQTAAKSVAHKAVAAGITGVQVDGMDPLAVTKAVQDAAERARNGEGATLIEAITYRYLPHSMSGDDPSKYRTKEETAEWEQKDPLNRFRTYLKGKGLWTDEEEAAVAEEAKNTVAEQIKKAETVEKMTVPGLIDSMFETTPQHLEEQKADYLA; from the coding sequence ATGAGCAAGCCTTATATCGTTGACGTACAGGATGTACAGCCGTTGAGCGTTCTATCGACAGACGGTCAAATTGTGAATCCTGAAGAAATGCCGAAGCTGTCCGATGATCAGCTGCGCGAGCTGATGCGCCGGATGGTATTTACACGCACATGGGACCAGCGCGCGGTGAACTTGACGCGTCAGGGAAGACTTGGCTTCTATGCACCGGTATCCGGTCAAGAAGCGACGATGGTCGGCAGCGAGTTCGTGCTGAACCAGGACGACTTCGTATGCCCAGGCTACCGCGACATGCCGCAGATCGTATGGCACGGCCTGCCGATGTACCAGGCGTTCCTATACTCCCGCGGCCACCAGCACGGCGGCCAAATTCCGGAGGGCGTGCATGTGCTCATGCCGCAGATCATTATCGGTGCCCAGTACCTGCATGCGATGGGCGTTGCGATGGCGTTCAAGAAGCGCGGTGAGAAGCGCGTTGCGATCACATACACAGGCGACGGCGGTTCGTCCGAGGGCGATTTCTACGAAGCGCTGAACTTTGCGGGAGCGTTCAAGCTGCCTGCAATTTTCATCGTACAGAACAACGGCTATGCGATTACGACACCATATGAGAAGCAGACGGCTGCGAAGTCGGTTGCGCATAAGGCTGTTGCAGCTGGTATTACAGGCGTTCAGGTCGACGGTATGGACCCGCTCGCAGTGACGAAGGCGGTTCAGGATGCAGCAGAGCGCGCGCGTAACGGCGAAGGCGCAACGTTGATCGAGGCGATCACGTACCGCTACTTGCCGCACTCGATGTCCGGCGACGATCCGTCGAAGTACCGTACGAAGGAAGAGACGGCTGAATGGGAGCAGAAGGACCCGCTGAACCGCTTCCGCACATATCTGAAGGGTAAGGGTCTGTGGACGGACGAGGAAGAAGCAGCTGTCGCGGAGGAAGCGAAGAATACGGTAGCCGAGCAAATCAAGAAGGCTGAGACAGTCGAGAAGATGACTGTGCCTGGCTTGATCGACAGCATGTTCGAGACGACGCCGCAGCATCTGGAAGAGCAAAAAGCGGATTATTTAGCGTAA
- a CDS encoding esterase family protein, which yields MDDAMYYKRTIVKEHVPSQELGEERPLRIYLPPGYNELLSYPVVYCQDGEDFFNFGRIATTMNRLIYDDNAEPAIIVGVDVDKAVRTSEYAPEGERFERYCRFFAEELLPYVESRYPVRTTADERLLAGDSLGATVSLHLALDYRSLFTRVLSLSGAFLQSTQARVAAEDDLSWLTLSMLIGLDEKDVSTGRGTFDFVEANRNTKKLLIERSCQLEYEEKPGKHLWGFWQQELPRLLRRFV from the coding sequence ATGGATGACGCTATGTACTATAAAAGAACGATCGTCAAGGAGCACGTTCCCTCCCAAGAGCTAGGGGAGGAGCGGCCGCTTCGCATCTATTTGCCCCCCGGCTATAACGAGCTGCTGTCGTATCCTGTCGTCTATTGCCAGGACGGGGAGGACTTCTTCAACTTCGGTCGGATCGCTACGACGATGAATCGGCTCATCTACGACGACAATGCGGAGCCCGCCATCATCGTCGGCGTCGACGTCGATAAGGCTGTCCGCACGAGCGAATACGCACCGGAGGGTGAGCGCTTCGAGCGGTATTGCCGCTTCTTCGCGGAAGAGCTGCTGCCGTATGTAGAGAGCCGCTATCCCGTTCGAACGACGGCTGACGAGCGACTGCTTGCCGGCGATTCACTCGGAGCTACCGTCTCCTTACATCTCGCCTTGGATTATCGTAGCCTATTTACCCGTGTACTATCCTTATCCGGGGCATTTTTGCAGAGCACCCAAGCAAGAGTCGCCGCAGAGGACGACTTGTCCTGGCTGACGCTCTCCATGCTTATTGGTCTGGATGAAAAGGACGTCAGCACCGGACGCGGCACGTTCGACTTCGTGGAGGCCAACCGCAACACGAAGAAGCTCCTCATCGAGAGGAGCTGCCAGCTAGAATATGAAGAGAAGCCCGGCAAGCATCTGTGGGGCTTCTGGCAGCAGGAGCTGCCAAGACTGCTGCGCAGGTTCGTGTAA
- a CDS encoding lipoyl protein ligase domain-containing protein produces the protein MKVEGQEQEQGRDGTQRPQHAGLNDLLILDRTAELDEDVLDPFALEELLCRSVGEGGPPLLHMWRHRRGFVMGLRDSRLPGARDAARWLEADGYSVAVRNSGGAAVPLDEGVVNVSIILPKAAGQIDFHDDFELMYELIALALQETGAGVDKGEIDGAYCPGDFDLSIGGRKFCGIAQRRQLHGYVVQAFVIAAGSGGEKAGLARQFYERAGAGAPVGAHPQVAAHSMASLAELLGPERFAGADAFIDAVKRVVRERQSAAGLADAAARLRLPSEADVREMVARLRARYGLG, from the coding sequence ATGAAGGTGGAAGGGCAAGAGCAAGAGCAAGGAAGGGATGGTACACAACGTCCGCAGCACGCCGGATTGAACGATCTGTTGATACTGGACCGGACAGCCGAGCTGGACGAGGATGTGCTCGATCCGTTCGCGCTTGAGGAGCTGCTGTGCCGCAGTGTAGGTGAGGGCGGGCCGCCGTTGCTGCACATGTGGCGGCATCGACGCGGCTTCGTCATGGGCTTGCGCGACAGTCGGCTTCCGGGAGCGCGTGACGCGGCTCGCTGGCTGGAGGCGGACGGCTACAGCGTAGCGGTGCGCAACTCGGGAGGTGCGGCGGTTCCGCTCGATGAGGGCGTCGTGAACGTCTCGATCATCTTGCCGAAGGCGGCGGGACAGATCGATTTCCACGACGACTTCGAGCTGATGTACGAGCTGATCGCGCTTGCGCTTCAGGAGACCGGAGCAGGGGTGGACAAAGGCGAGATCGACGGGGCGTATTGTCCCGGCGATTTCGACCTGAGCATCGGCGGGCGCAAATTCTGCGGCATTGCGCAGAGACGGCAGCTGCACGGCTATGTCGTGCAGGCGTTCGTCATCGCCGCCGGCTCGGGCGGCGAGAAGGCCGGGCTCGCCCGCCAGTTCTACGAGCGGGCGGGAGCGGGCGCGCCAGTGGGCGCGCATCCGCAGGTCGCCGCGCATAGCATGGCGAGCCTCGCGGAGCTGCTCGGCCCCGAGCGCTTCGCCGGGGCGGATGCCTTCATCGACGCGGTGAAGCGCGTCGTCCGCGAGCGCCAGAGCGCAGCGGGGCTCGCGGATGCGGCCGCGCGGCTGCGGCTGCCGAGCGAGGCCGACGTGCGCGAGATGGTGGCGCGTCTGCGAGCGCGGTACGGGCTCGGGTAG
- a CDS encoding GDYXXLXY domain-containing protein: MTDNRTWFTRRKPLVMLVVLLQVLVLSGLAVSYYAIGWFGDSIKVRTVPVDPRDLFYGDYVTLQYEISTIPLSIWQGSPERLEQGTKLYVVVKSGADGIYEAIAASDKPLEAGAGEYVLIGSTEYYWDHKYSGMGIPVRYGIEKFYVPENTGKALEEKADRLVVELKVAPWGKMKIEQLVE, translated from the coding sequence ATGACTGATAATCGAACATGGTTTACCCGCCGGAAGCCGCTCGTGATGCTGGTCGTGCTCCTTCAGGTGCTGGTGCTGTCGGGTCTTGCAGTCTCATATTATGCGATTGGTTGGTTCGGCGATTCGATCAAGGTTCGCACGGTGCCTGTCGATCCGCGGGACTTGTTCTACGGTGATTATGTAACGCTTCAATATGAAATCAGCACGATTCCGCTATCGATCTGGCAGGGCAGTCCTGAACGACTGGAGCAAGGCACGAAGCTGTACGTCGTGGTGAAGTCCGGTGCCGATGGCATCTATGAGGCGATCGCAGCATCAGATAAGCCGCTGGAGGCAGGTGCGGGTGAATATGTGCTGATCGGCAGTACTGAATATTACTGGGACCACAAGTACTCGGGTATGGGCATTCCTGTTCGTTATGGCATTGAGAAGTTCTATGTTCCGGAGAATACCGGCAAGGCGCTGGAGGAGAAGGCGGACCGACTGGTCGTCGAGCTGAAGGTTGCCCCGTGGGGCAAGATGAAGATCGAGCAGCTGGTGGAATAG
- a CDS encoding DUF2157 domain-containing protein has product MSRKWAEREAPIWVEKGIVTREQADAIVALYVGRGSMLGVLPLLGSVLVGLGILSFVAANWQEIPQLVRLLFIAAVMVGFYAGGESFVRSGQQKLGIALIGLGVISFGAGIILIGQMFHMVAYDATSFILWASAGAAAAYLYKSRYLYILSIALFNIAQWYSVSQFDGFSYVCFTVMVLALGLYAWRSSSTLLLLLFSLSVSLQSLMWALSAELKASWMLIPMMALYALGDWLPERRRSFALQASPLASVFLFNVVLVMTHDWTGVGIREDIVAEPFSYIGLLLFVLVVSLAGKYYRGSLPSAFEWVLLLPFMYVPQGMGLLYLLGLFVFSLGVLWRGYAEGWSFKVNFGTVLFVGTALVAYSKLTWNFMDKSLFFILGGMLLIGLSWFLNRRNKQVLSEVKGGSGDD; this is encoded by the coding sequence ATGAGCAGGAAATGGGCGGAGAGAGAAGCTCCGATATGGGTAGAGAAAGGAATCGTGACCCGCGAGCAGGCGGATGCGATCGTTGCTCTGTATGTGGGCAGAGGATCCATGCTTGGTGTGCTGCCTCTGCTTGGGAGTGTGCTCGTCGGCCTAGGCATTCTGAGCTTCGTCGCGGCGAACTGGCAGGAGATTCCACAGCTTGTGAGGCTGCTGTTCATCGCAGCGGTGATGGTCGGCTTCTATGCTGGCGGAGAGTCGTTCGTGCGCAGCGGACAGCAGAAGCTTGGCATCGCCTTAATCGGTCTTGGTGTCATCAGCTTCGGCGCAGGCATTATTTTGATCGGTCAAATGTTCCACATGGTCGCCTACGACGCCACGTCGTTTATTTTATGGGCATCGGCGGGAGCAGCTGCAGCTTATTTATATAAGAGTCGTTACTTATATATTTTGTCGATAGCGCTGTTCAACATTGCCCAATGGTACAGCGTGTCGCAGTTCGACGGCTTCAGCTACGTCTGCTTCACGGTGATGGTGCTTGCGCTCGGCTTGTACGCGTGGCGGTCGAGCAGCACGCTGCTGCTGCTACTGTTCAGCCTGAGCGTATCCCTGCAGTCGCTGATGTGGGCGCTCTCTGCGGAGCTGAAGGCGAGCTGGATGCTCATTCCGATGATGGCGCTCTATGCACTAGGCGACTGGCTGCCGGAACGGAGACGCAGCTTCGCACTGCAGGCTTCGCCGCTAGCCTCTGTATTCCTGTTCAACGTGGTGCTGGTGATGACCCATGACTGGACTGGAGTCGGTATTCGGGAAGATATCGTGGCCGAGCCGTTCTCGTATATCGGGCTGCTGTTGTTCGTCCTCGTCGTATCGCTAGCAGGTAAATATTACAGAGGCAGCCTGCCGAGCGCCTTCGAATGGGTGCTGCTGCTGCCATTTATGTATGTGCCGCAGGGCATGGGGCTGTTGTACTTGCTCGGCTTGTTCGTCTTCTCGCTCGGGGTGCTGTGGCGGGGGTATGCCGAGGGCTGGAGCTTCAAGGTTAACTTCGGCACCGTGCTGTTCGTCGGAACAGCGCTTGTCGCTTACAGCAAGCTGACATGGAATTTCATGGACAAATCGCTGTTCTTCATCCTCGGCGGTATGCTGCTGATCGGATTGAGCTGGTTCTTGAACCGCCGCAACAAGCAGGTGTTGAGTGAAGTGAAGGGGGGAAGCGGCGATGACTGA
- a CDS encoding metallophosphoesterase — protein sequence MISRRLFVKQLLALITLVTGGVAASRSLLRPEPEQAQPVAAESAPADKDAQQAANQGEGALLASFFLLSDIHISVADTSIGDKLDLALKDVTDFESPVDTIIFGGDLTDFARDIEYKQLRTILNRYKLPPYYANMGNHDYYDIWLTDEGAFSTETMPNGKTDAMARERFIQFFNYKGKPYTDVWVNGVHFILLSQELYVQEKKDVGEGAWYSDEQLAWLEETLKAHQDGKPALIFIHQPLPAPGTDGGTHRVIRAKRLRAILEPYRNVFVFSGHTHRNFRSTNQYNTENTFHWFSNASVGKTRSAGDGKPAVQGMYVQVYADRVVVRGREFSDRSWIASASWTVPLKA from the coding sequence ATGATATCCAGAAGACTATTTGTGAAGCAGCTGCTCGCTCTGATTACGCTCGTCACCGGCGGCGTTGCCGCATCGCGAAGCTTGCTCCGCCCTGAGCCGGAACAGGCACAGCCTGTCGCAGCAGAGAGCGCTCCAGCTGACAAGGACGCGCAGCAGGCAGCTAATCAAGGCGAGGGAGCTCTGCTTGCCTCGTTTTTTTTGCTCAGCGACATTCATATATCGGTAGCCGATACGTCGATTGGCGACAAGCTCGATCTGGCGCTCAAGGATGTGACTGACTTCGAATCGCCTGTGGATACAATTATATTCGGCGGGGACTTGACCGACTTCGCCCGTGATATTGAATATAAGCAGCTGCGCACCATACTGAATCGCTATAAGCTACCGCCCTACTACGCCAATATGGGCAATCATGACTACTATGACATTTGGCTGACTGACGAGGGTGCTTTCTCGACCGAAACGATGCCGAACGGCAAGACAGACGCGATGGCCAGAGAGCGTTTCATTCAATTTTTCAATTACAAGGGTAAGCCTTATACCGATGTGTGGGTGAACGGTGTTCACTTCATCCTGCTGTCGCAGGAGCTGTATGTGCAGGAGAAAAAAGATGTCGGCGAAGGCGCCTGGTATTCGGATGAGCAGCTCGCCTGGCTCGAGGAGACGCTGAAGGCGCACCAGGACGGGAAGCCTGCGCTCATCTTCATCCATCAGCCGCTGCCTGCTCCCGGAACGGACGGCGGCACACACCGGGTCATTCGCGCCAAGAGGCTGCGCGCCATTCTGGAGCCGTACCGGAACGTATTCGTGTTCTCCGGACATACGCACCGCAACTTCCGCAGCACGAATCAGTATAACACGGAGAACACGTTCCACTGGTTCAGCAACGCGTCCGTCGGCAAGACACGCTCAGCCGGAGACGGCAAGCCTGCCGTGCAAGGCATGTATGTGCAGGTGTATGCCGATCGCGTCGTCGTACGCGGGCGTGAATTCAGCGATCGCTCCTGGATTGCGTCCGCCTCCTGGACCGTGCCCCTGAAGGCCTAG
- a CDS encoding endo alpha-1,4 polygalactosaminidase — MRTMPGKRTRIAAAAVLCVGTVLFMLPFWKVKKGPLHEVKSFQIYYGPPSERTMAELTKAQLAVIEPQSYTASQVEQLKLAGTMPAAYISVMETPAWNRWRLERLQDAHYLIQHGRKVHIPQWDAYLMDLRRPEYRELLLEEIGASAANKGFGVVFLDTVGDIDEYVVDPGLQQQLRDGYRELLRSIRERFGTMLVIQNRGFDSLSAASGYIHGFLWEDWQRGWKDSEWVSQRVDRLRREQRKGVAVFSVSIAPPGKEGAKEAAKLKYVHWDSPYGYDKLHD; from the coding sequence ATGAGAACAATGCCAGGTAAGCGTACACGTATTGCGGCTGCGGCGGTGCTATGCGTCGGCACCGTCTTGTTCATGCTCCCGTTCTGGAAGGTTAAGAAGGGACCGCTGCATGAAGTCAAATCGTTCCAAATTTATTACGGTCCTCCAAGCGAGCGAACGATGGCCGAGCTTACGAAGGCACAGCTGGCTGTCATCGAGCCGCAGAGCTATACCGCCTCGCAGGTGGAGCAGCTGAAGCTGGCAGGAACGATGCCTGCGGCCTATATCAGTGTCATGGAGACTCCGGCCTGGAACAGGTGGCGTCTCGAACGACTGCAGGACGCTCATTACCTCATACAGCACGGTCGAAAAGTACATATCCCGCAATGGGACGCTTACCTGATGGACCTGCGTCGTCCTGAATACCGGGAGCTGCTGCTCGAGGAGATCGGTGCGTCGGCTGCGAATAAAGGCTTCGGCGTCGTGTTCCTCGACACGGTCGGCGACATCGACGAATATGTGGTTGATCCCGGTCTGCAGCAGCAGCTTCGGGACGGGTACCGCGAGCTGCTGAGAAGTATCCGCGAACGGTTCGGGACGATGCTGGTCATTCAGAACCGCGGCTTCGACTCACTGTCTGCCGCCTCGGGCTACATACACGGCTTCCTCTGGGAGGACTGGCAGCGCGGCTGGAAGGACAGCGAGTGGGTAAGTCAGCGCGTCGATCGGCTTCGCCGGGAGCAACGCAAGGGAGTAGCCGTCTTCTCCGTGTCGATCGCTCCGCCAGGCAAGGAAGGTGCGAAGGAAGCCGCGAAGCTGAAGTATGTGCACTGGGATTCACCGTACGGCTACGATAAGCTGCACGACTAG
- a CDS encoding PleD family two-component system response regulator → MKQLVIVDDDTVLLSLLHDMFALRGLDVRTFDQPSEALAHIQPETTDAVLSDCLMPGMDGYSLCRELRSRPGFARKPIFIMSAKHSISELAKAMAAGADEYIIKPFQPDDIVQRLMAAYRKKHNPIVMKSGDDRRDDPH, encoded by the coding sequence ATGAAACAGCTTGTCATCGTTGACGACGATACCGTATTGCTGAGCCTGCTGCACGATATGTTCGCGCTGCGCGGCCTTGACGTCCGCACGTTCGATCAGCCATCGGAGGCACTCGCCCACATTCAACCAGAGACGACAGACGCTGTATTGTCCGATTGCCTGATGCCCGGCATGGACGGCTACTCCCTGTGCAGAGAGCTGCGCTCGCGGCCAGGCTTCGCCCGCAAGCCGATCTTCATCATGAGCGCCAAGCATTCGATCAGTGAGCTGGCGAAGGCCATGGCCGCTGGCGCAGACGAATATATTATTAAGCCGTTCCAGCCTGATGACATCGTCCAGCGGCTGATGGCTGCTTACCGCAAGAAGCATAATCCGATCGTGATGAAATCCGGTGATGACAGAAGGGACGACCCCCATTGA